One part of the Gigantopelta aegis isolate Gae_Host unplaced genomic scaffold, Gae_host_genome ctg1003_pilon_pilon:::debris, whole genome shotgun sequence genome encodes these proteins:
- the LOC121390840 gene encoding uncharacterized protein K02A2.6-like has translation MEVHIVPSISAASTIAKLRDIFATFGLPEQIVSDNGTGFTSVEFQQFLAANGIKQVLTSPYHPSSNGLAERVVQTFKNAVTKQQQDSLQLNFDGRRLRTHLDLLHPDTAVRMNDKQEKSIPGRALR, from the exons ATGGAGGTACATATAGTTCCCTCTATATCAGCTGCATCAACTATTGCTAAATTACGAGACATCTTCGCTACATTTGGTCTCCCGGAGCAAATTGTGTCAGATAACGGTACTGGCTTTACTAGTGTAGAGTTCCAGCAATTTTTAGCGGCCAATGGAATAAAACAAGTCCTCACATCGCCATACCACCCATCATCCAATGGACTAGCTGAGAGAGTGGTACAGACATTCAAGAATGCAGTAACAAA ACAACAACAGGACTCTCTCCAGCTCAACTTTGATGGGAGGAGGTTGAGGACTCATTTGGATCTACTTCACCCGGATACAGCTGTGCGAATGAATGACAAGCAGGAGAAAAGTATTCCAGGAAGAGCGCTGAGATAA